CTGTGTGTTGCAATGTGATCGTCATCGCTCGCAAAAACGAGTTAAAATGTGGTAAAAGGCAACGACTGAGAGATTCATCCAGTCTATTGAAAAGCAGTCAGTTTTGTATGACGTGACGATGTCTGATTATTAAAACAATGTGAAAACATGGGTAAAAACGATGGGAATTTTCCATCagtatgctgtttacattttctATAAATTATTGCAAATATATTCTGTTATATATGTTAAGTAACTGTTTTTCAACAGGTCCTGACGAcgtcaaaaagaaatggaagtaaTTGAAGGACACCTAcaggaaggaaaagaaaaggctgAGTGAAGAGGATCCAAGTGGCAGTGGTTTGGAGGGTTCCAAACGTGCGAAGAAGCGTTGGATATATTTCGACCAAATGGGATTCCTGTCCACAGTGCATGATGATGCCGAGTATgcatatattatattatattttttatacGCAGGGCGACAATTACGAATATTTTCTACTTATCAGTAGGGTCACAAATGTGGACGATGAGGATGAAGAAGGAAAACGAAACGAATATTTGGAGGAAGAAGGTAAACATGTCAAAAATTGGAGGTGGAGAGCAATATTTGAAACGGGGAATTTTTATAGTTCTTCTGGTACAGCTTATGTCCATTTCTAAATTTTGCACACAAAATGCTATATTAAAAGACTTCAAGTACTTTCAGCTTCCAAATCCAAAGTTTGTACTCATAATTGCTCTCTTCTATTCCTActtctattttaattttaaaagaaaaaaagagtaaTCACAATAATCAAACACGAAAATCAGAAAATCTGCAGACATCACAAGTAagcggcaaaaaaaaacaccatcTACCAATAATAATGTTTATTTCTTGGcacattatttaaaaaaccgGCTCCTATGAGACGAAATAATTTGTAGTGTGAATAGTCgaagacgaaaacgaaattttttcgtCTTTCGGTTTTAgtctttcttctttcagctAGCCGAAAAACCTCTAGTGTGAACGGGCCTTAAGTAGTGAGAacgtccctaattttttccagaattttatttcaatgAGAAGGATGggtaaaaattcgatgaaaaagtctttagaaagccgagaggactttatgcaaatgaggtcactttggcttttttttaaacaaacagctagggctacgaagacgcaaaagggcTTTAAAAAAAGCTACGTTAGCTTTACCCGTAGCctaatttttagatttttttctttttatccaacaatttaaaagtaggtcaaaaaatgaaatgacaGAAATCCCTTTTTgagttgccgaattcttagaaaccttttgtttgttttcctagagttttaccagagtaatagaatactaaaTGTATTTAtacatagtattctattactctgttatatatatatagtattatattatatatatagtattctataTAGgactacttgagcaaaaattaacagaagctctgtcagaattaaaatgtactaatacgaaacgtggatcctcacaggaaaacgacgctaccatagctgcaactgaccaatacgaaaaagTAAGACCACGTTCAAGTGAACGctactcaagatcacgtgattcgcgagtgcgatttgctgACAATCATAACATCCGAGAATCAAGCCGAGAAAAAAGTCTCAGTCgaaacagagacaacagcccGTATCGCAGAGACTACAATTCGTCAgcacgaagaaattataatccttcaggacATAGGCAATCCATATCCAGATTTCCATCTGACCAACGTCCCAATATAGGAACAAATACCCCAACCGGCAAGGAAACTACAACGGACCAAACTTTAACAACTACAGACATAAAGCGCGTTAAAACAGCAACCAACAGCTACAGCAACAACATAACCCTGGAAACAATCctcgaaccactgaaaatcgagaaatagCCTGCtgcaagtgtaaccgaagaggacatattgcaaaagaatgttggacagatatggcacgtaccaacaacccaggtccccgataaacaccataaaaccaatacGTAACTCCCAaataacatacaatttaggatcagatgtagagGTAGAAATCCctaaactgatacgtattcccgttaaaatttttaataaggaaattatagctttagtggacactgatgcagccgctagtttagtatccagtaaaatattatgtatatatagtatataatatattatatatagatACTCTAGAGTGCAATGAGAACTTAAAGCAAGTAAAAATGCTGAATCCTCCAATTTTTAGAACGttgtcgggacaagaacttaatTCGATagagaaatttgaatttttagttgTTATTAACGATaatcatattattaaccatcaTTTTTATGTTATGAACAACTTGAATGAAtaatgcatcttaggattagatttcatATCTAACAATAacgtgaagattaacactagaaatcgacaaatatgttatgatccCTTTGGActagaacataattttggaagtaataccatgctCATTTAAAGCgtaatattgtcgcgggtgaaaagggagattggctatctcttcgcagagatgagtcatccgctccttggacaacgctgcgatcgtggtgaagaaattatcggtaGAAGttcgctctaagaaagatacgcagatacgcagtccggaaggggagtaattcgcgcgacggtataaaacgctgccccgaatctgcgttcgatgagtctccatcgggtgagctcccggagctgggctccgtaggagaagttccctggtttccctagagttcttcagacgcttctccaacttttggtaatggttatcccttttgtttgagttaaaccattgtttagaatttaagtcatcacttgttgtattcgtttgttcttgttccaatacaactcgtgtgacaatatttagcaaagcaggcatccatataccaccAAACtcaattgatagagaagacgaagatcttacacaagAAGATTATCGTAacttagaatccttcactcaattagactttaataaaaaaactaagcagatagctaagattgctgaaaaagtagaacaagcactcaatgtatcagactagtggtggcaacctagtttttttgttactATGTATTACTAGGTaaaatacctagttttttttacaatactAGATTCggtaattgaaaaaaaaaactaggtactaGGTACTAGTAAAAGTagtaaaaaaaactaggtaaaatttttaactAGGTAATTACCTAGTTATTTAGGTACCtagtttcaaaattcaaactagGTACAAATTTTAAACTAGGTTcttcaaaaatgtttaatttcccaaaaaatcaaatgtaagCTGCAGTAACcataccaaataaaaaattaccataGACTTCGATTTTGAATATCTTTGTATTCACTTATTTGAATtactgaaaagaagaaaacagattAAGTGTTTATGTCAAATTTCTTCGCTGATTAAAGATCAAAATTACCTAGATAATTAGCTAggtaatcattttaaaaaactaggtattactattACTAGATAATTTCGAGGTAGAAAAATGGACCAAAAACTAAGTAaaagtagagaaaaaaaaaattggtattACTAGGTAACTAGGTAAAACTAGGTAATACTACCTAGTATTGCCACCACTAtatcagacgacatacgaactaaaattgaaattttactaaagaaacacgaaggtCTTTttgcagaccaagaatccgacttaGGTCTGGCAACACAAGTGAAACACCaacatcaacataggccataatGCTCCCACTAATCAAAGActacgaagaacacccgaatccgTAAAAGTTTTAAGACTAagatagaggtaatgctaagtaacaaaataataagagaaagtcacagcccttttgctgcagccatagtaatggtacctaatAAAGgtggagagatgcgaatgtgcaccgattacagagctttgaacaaaattactaTTAAagataagtaccctctacctaggatagatgacacaatcgACGCGTGGTACggatctgtttatttttcaacattggacttactaagcggctactggcagatagaaatTGAAGAAAGTGACAATCACAAGACAGCTTTCGTTTGTGAATTTGGACAATACAAATTTAATCGGATGccgtttggtttaacaaatgctcccagcacttttcaaaaaGTAGggaataacatcttgaaaacggtattgtacaaattcgcattggtttacctagatgacatcatagtgttcagtaattcaattactgatcacgggacacacttggaagcagtttttagacttCTTAAACAAGCGtgtttaaagttgaaaaggaagaagtgcgaattttttaaagaagaattagattatttaggataaATTGTATCCGGGAAtggaataacaccaagtacaaagaAGTTAAACGtgattattaaatatcccgctctcaaaaacgtaaaaaaattgagcacatttttaggtctagctagctacaaaagaaaatttaatcgggcttttgctgataaagcccacccactaactgcgctcactaaaaagtcagcggaatggaaatggggggaggaacaaagggacgcatttgaatgtattaagaactgtctcatcactagacctgtcctaggttatccggatttttctccagaatttatcatctacacggatgcttctggatatggaataggagcagtcttggctcaaatgcaaactccacctcaatcagcggatttagcggagtccgacgCACAAGATCACCGTGAATCAGATggcgtagaagtcgtcatagcctatacctctaaacatctgaacgaccgcgaggccaagtggtcaaccacagaaAAACAGGAATATGCATTTATCCACGCCATtgacgtgtttaggacgtacctatatgggcgtaagtttaccgtatttacaaatcatagacctttagaatggatAATGAttaagacagaaccagcaggaagattagtTCGATtggctcttaagatccaagaatttgatatcattattgggtacaGGGCAGGAAAGTCGCATAAAAATGCTGACACTCTAAGTCGCACACCAATAGTGCCGTTAGCACAAatagaaacaaggtcaacaggtacacacaaaaataagaagtaaaaaacaaaaatgtagaAGCCAAGAAAACTAGAACAAAAGAAGTAATTTTCGAAATTGAAAGTAATAAGTCCAATTACAAGGAAAAATGTATcgaactccaacacaaagacAAGTATTGCCAAGCAATATTACATGAAATaacaaaggccaatccaagtaaggacgtaaaaaaaaatttgaaattaacgAAAAAGGATTATTAGCAGATGTCAGAGGACGAACTGTAACGCCAGCAAGACTGGTGTCACAAATTTTAgaggaaaatcacgatcataaattggcaggacatttagcagtaggaaaaacgttagctagacttcaaagacaaCAAACATGGCTATGCATGCGTGCcgccgtaatagaatacgttaaaagttgtttgatgtgtaataaaagaaaagcggtaggtagaagtaaagcaccattgcaccctttgcctttagttgaaggagtatgggaaaggattgcgatggatatagtgggcccagttcaagaaagcgctaagggatacaggtatatattagttatttcagaatatgccagtaggtttgtttttacagttccaatgagaaatcagaCTGCTCAAACAATTGCAAAGGTTTTAGTTAATAAGATctttactaaatatggatccccagaagtagttctaacagaccaaggaactaactttctatccagcctgatacaagaggtgtgtaaactattcaaaatcaaacaaataagggctacggcctatcatccacaaaccgatggattcgttgagaggttcaatcgaactctctgtgacatgctagcttgttatgtctcagaccaacctgctaactgggacaaatatCTTCCAATCGTTACTGTTGcctacaacacagcaaaacaagccactactcaagaaacaccattctttctatttttcggGCGAGAACCAATAACGCCCAACGATATCAaaattaacagaagatacgacACCTATGAGGATACcagtatggtgtattcacaaCAGTGgaaaaaagctcaaaaactggcaagaaaaaatctcttcaaatcccaaacaagacagaaaaaatactacgacgtagCCGCGAAAATAAGTAAATACAACAAAGGTGACTATGTTTTACTAAAGGCACCACCGGCAgccaaaaaatggaaaataggTGAAACGGACCATTTTAAATTTCACgaagcttctcggatatcaatTAAGAAATCCAGCACactgtaaacaaaaaaatgaaatctgtGGTACAcaccaaccgtctcaaactcTACAtcccaagaaaacaagaaacaactaaggaagaagaaatactacaaaacctaccgGAAAATATTAAAGCACAACGACGACCAACAATACACCAACACCAACCAGGCCGACCTAGGAAACAGTAGCCGGTACATCCAGGCAGACAGAAGAAGATGAGCATCACTCCTCGCAGACCCGGAATgtcaacaaaagaagaaacaaacttCTCAAATAGTGACACTAACAAATCACTAAACAACCAGACCACGAAACACCTATACAACTTACGAAAGTGTCGCCAAGATCCacattattaaaaatattaaatttttctcaCAGATGCAAACACTTCTACTACTACTTTGcctccttcactcaattaacCCAACTTATCCTATCTACGTGACCGTCTGCGACTGTAACAATGTAAAAATTTGAGGAATCCTGGAAATCCAATCACCCTACTACTACGGCAATAAACAAACCGAAACGcaacacttaccaaggataccaactgcTTACACGTTGACCAACAATCAAAAGCCAGCAGCTACTTGGAAAGGGTGGACATGCAAACAATGGacgaaaacgaagaaaataaCTGGGTCGTTTTGGATTGGATCCTTCGACACCGTGTACTCTCaagaaacaaaattaataACACCTCTGGAATGCTGGCaaatggtaaaaaaataaataatgtgGTTAAAACAACATGCAGGTTGGGCCAAATGGGCTCAGCTTCACAGCCCCCCTACAGCTGAAGGgaaatggtacgccatcaaggagTACCATACCCTCAACTGTATAGCAGAACAAGTAAAGCTACGTCAAGGAAAACCTGATCAACCGATCGAGAACCCATTCGGATTATTACACACAACGCAACAGGAAGGCCAGTTCACCTTCATCAGAACATCATTGTGTGGGGTgaaagaacaacaaacaattCGTGTTACCAAACTTTACTAAAAGGAAGTGGTTACCTCGAGATTTCCTCGATCaccaaaaaacaacaactccAGTCGCCTCTATGACAACAATCGACAGCTAGAGATATCCTTCTTCAATAATCCGGATAAAGATGTTACGGCAGTCGGATATAAAGTAATTGAAATACCCCTGACATTCAAGACGTTTtctgcagaaacaacaaaaatactatacgaaatgttcaagaacacaatcgcaacatgccttaaaaataccaaccttgctACACCAGTATGCGAAGACTACAGAGAACTGTTTAAGTCCAGGACACAACGTTCTCTTTTTCAAGAAGTccactttcttttcaacaCCCAAATCGAAGATgaacaacttgggattcgcctATACAGCATTTCATATGCCTGGGTACTAACTATAAGATTGGCGcatagaagaccaaaaataatcaataaagttggaaaaatcgtacaaaatgatgcaacaatatacattacttaaGAGTCTGGAAGCAGAAATCCTTTAAtaacgtacagtcaactttcaaaggacgacACTCTCCCCCCAAGATCGAAATTTGAATACATTTTCGatcaaacaatacgtgtacaAAACATAAATATTTGCATAACGGAAACCACAAACGACTACGTATTTGTTGCAACCTGTTCAGAAGAATCAACTGGAtggatattagaaaaagagaacagctacctaatttcTCAAGAATTCAAAAATGTGCCTTACCG
This genomic stretch from Daphnia magna isolate NIES linkage group LG10, ASM2063170v1.1, whole genome shotgun sequence harbors:
- the LOC116932927 gene encoding uncharacterized protein LOC116932927, with translation MMMPIGSQMWTMRMKKENETNIWRKKENDATIAATDQYEKVRPRSSERYSRSRDSRVRFADNHNIRESSREKSLSRNRDNSPYRRDYNSSARRNYNPSGHRQSISRFPSDQRPNIGTNTPTGKETTTDQTLTTTDIKRVKTATNSYSNNITLETILEPLKIEK